The genomic region GCGTTCCAGCGGCAGTTCGTGAGCGGTGTGATGGCGGGCGCGGTCAAGTAACCCGTACGAACCGTACGGACTCGTGTCGAGCGGGGCCCGGCTGCCGGATTCGGTGGCCGGGTCCCGCTTCTGTATGTACGCACGGTCCGGGCGGGTGGGCCGGGCGGGTGGGCCGGGCGGCGTGGGGCCGGGCGGCCGGGAGGACCGGGCGGCCGGGAGGACCGGCTGGCCGGGCCGTCAACCTCCTGCCTCGAAAATGTGGTTCAGGGGACTCGGGCGCGCTCCGGCGCAACCGCGTATACCCGCTTTCGTTATCCCGGGCATGGCCTTCTGAGCACGGTCCGCCATCCCCCCACCCGAGAGAGCCCCCCATGCACAGGCACGAGTTTCTCCAGCAGCTGCACGCGGTCCTGAAGCCGCGCACCTACCTGGAGATCGGGACCAACGACGGCCGGAGTCTCGCCCTGTCCCGCGTCCCGAGCATCGCGGTCGACCCCGCCCCCAAGGTGCGGACCCGCCTGCACTGCGACCTCCAGCTGGTGAAGGCGACCAGCGACGCGTTCTTCGCCACCCGACAGCCCATGGGCCATCTGATGAGCGGTCGCAACCCGCTGCGCAACGCCCGCCGCGGCCGTCCGCTGCTGGGGGCGTACACCGGCACCAACCAGGTCGACCTGGCGTTCATCGACGGCATGCACCTCTTCGAGTACGTGCTGCGCGACTTCACCAACACCGAGCGGTTCAGCGGCTGGTCGAGCGTGATCGTCCTCGACGACATGCTGCCGCGCAACCCCGCGGAGGCCGTACGGGACCGGGTCGCCCCCTCCGGCCCGTGGACCGGGGACGTCTACAAGTTCATCCCGGTGATTGCCCGGCACCGGCCGGATCTCATCACCGTCCAGGTCGACACCCAGCCGACCGGCGTCTTCGTGGTCATCGGCGCCGATCCCGGCAGCACGGTACTGAAGGACCACTACGACGCGATCGTGCAGGAGTGGGTCACCCCCGACCCGCAGAAGGTCCCGGAGGCGCTGCTCGAACGGGTCGAGGCGGTCGACCCGGCGGCGCTGCTCGGCTCGGGCATCTGGCCCGCGCTGGCCCGCCACCGCAACCGCGCGGCCACTCTCCGGACGGTACGCAGGGAACTCGCGAGGCTGCGCGGCTTCTGACCGGACCCGCCCGGATGCCGCCCGGCGCGGATACCAGGAGTCCCGGATGCCGCCCCGGAGCGCGTCCGCCGGGGGCGCGGCGAACCCTCCGTACCCCCGGCAGACGCAGCGCTCCCGTCCCTAACGCGCGGCCATCCGCCGAACCTTCCGAACCGCCCGCCCCACCACGCTCGCCCGAAGCCTGCGCACCAGCCGTACCCGCTTCGGCATCAGCCCCTCGCCCGAGCGGCGCACCGTCATCGCGCCGGCCGCCGTCGTGACGAGCATCAGCGGCAGGGGCGTACGCGGGCCGTCCTCCGCACCGAGGGTCACGGCCATGTCCCAGGCATCCGCGGGGAGTTGGCGCTCGGGCCGCTCCGCGCACAGGACCGTACCCGCACGCCCCTTGGACGTGGTGAGCGTGGCCGCTGTCCGTACGGTCTCCCGGGAGCCCGTCCTGCCGGTGAGGTGGAGCACGGCGGGCGCGCCGTTCACACCTTCGGAGTGCACCGGCAGCAGCGTCTCGATCAGCAGCGGTTCCGGCATGACCACGACGTCGTGCACGTCGAGCCGCCGGAAGTCCTTGGTGAGCCGGTCGGACTTCCGGCCCCCCGCGTCGAGCGCGAGGTTGCCGTGCGGCACGGTCCAGTACGGCACCACCAGCCGGGCGGACTCGCCCACCAGGCCCGCCCTGCGTCCGGCCGTGGCCCGCTCGGACCGGACGGATCCGAGCCTGACCTCGTTCTTCCACCCGCTCTGCTGCACCCGTACCCAGACGTCCCAGATGCCGTCGGCGAGCGGTGCGCCGCCCGCGGCCGTCCCGGGGGCGATCGTCGCCGTCCCCCGCAGGACCAGCCGGAACTCGTCGGGCCCCGGGCCGTCCACGCGTTCCGCGGTGAACTCGACGGGCTGGTAGAACTCGGCCGCGCTGACGCGCTCCCGCACCACCAGCTCCGCCTTCGCCCGGCCGATGTCCGCCAGCGCCACCACGCCGAGCTGCGCCTGGGCCTCCGGGGTGTCCAGGCCCTCGGGCAGGGCGAGCAACTCCTCGCCGCCCTTCTTCACGAAGTGGACCGGCTCCTCCCCCGACCGCGTCCCGGCGGTGAAGGCGAGCTTCAACTCGTCGTTGTCCCAGCCGAGTTCGGTGAGTTCGGCGTGCGCGCGGATGCCCTTTTCCCAGCGGGCGAACTTCTCGACGTCCGCGTAGCGGTCCGCCTTGATGAGCGCGCCGACGATCTGCTGGGTGGGCAGCATGCCCTTCGTCACCCCGGGGCCGAACCGCTCGACGGCGACCTTGTGCATCTCGCGGAACATGTCCTGCCGGTAGCCGTCGTCCGGCGTGGCCAGCAGCCGGGCGCCACGCATCCGGTCGATCATCTCGTTGCGGAACCAGCGGCGGTACAACTGGTCCCGGAACGGCCCCGGCTCGGTGTACTTCTCGACGACGTCCAGGGCCTCGCGCAGATTGCCGAAGTAGCCCACCGGCTCGATGCGCCGGAAGCCCGCGTTGGAGGCGTCGTCCCGCTTGACGTGGTAGTAGCAGACGTAGTCGCTGAGCACCGCGACGCTCTTGGCGGCCAGGAACGCCTCGGCGACGAAGACATGGTCCTCCAGACGGCGGCGCCCTTCGAGGAAGCGCAGGCCCGTCTCGTCCATGAAGGACCTGCGGAACATCTTGTGCGGGGTGAGGCTGTCGATCAGCGGGGAGTTACGCAGGGTGGCGCGCGGCCTGTTGACCCGGAACAGCTCTCTCGGGACCGGCCGCCCGCGACCCGCCATCTTGCCCACGACGACATCGGCGTCGTTCTCGACACCGTAGGTGTACATCCGCTCCAGCGCCTCGTCACCCAGCCAGTCGTCGTTGTCGACGAACATCACGAACTCGCCCTGGGCGGCGGCGATCCCCACGTTGCGGGGCTTGCCCGACCAGCCGGAGTTCTCCTGGTGGATCACGTGCATGTTCGGGTGCTCGGCGGCGAGCGAGTCCAGCCTCGCCGGAGTGCCGTCGGTGGAACCGTCGTTGACGAAGATCGCTTCGTACGCGTCATCGGGCAGGCTCTGACGGAGCAGCGACTCGATGCAGTCCTCGATGTAGGGGCCCGGGTTGTAGACCGGGATGATCACGCTGACTTTGATCGACATGCTGATGCACTCGTTTCCCGCTGTCCTGCGCGACCGATCTCTCGCTGCCGCAGGCACACTACTAGCGATACGGACATTTAGCTCATCCGCCTAACCAGCCATGTACGGAATTGGTTCCGGTCGGACCCCGCGCAGCTGAGAGCTTCTCCGGACGGACACAGGGTCCTCACGGAACATACGAAATCCGGCCATCCGGCCCCGCGAATCAGGCCTTGAGCGCCGCCACCGCAGCCGTCGCGAGCCCGTCCAGATAGCCCTTCGGCAGCCCGTCCCTGACCACCGCGAGCCGCCAGTACAGCGGCCCGACGATCAGCTCCAGCGCCTTCGCGGGGTCGGTGCCCTCGGGGAGTTCACCGCGGAGCACCGCGTCGCGGACCACCGCCGCCGC from Streptomyces sp. NBC_01267 harbors:
- a CDS encoding class I SAM-dependent methyltransferase yields the protein MHRHEFLQQLHAVLKPRTYLEIGTNDGRSLALSRVPSIAVDPAPKVRTRLHCDLQLVKATSDAFFATRQPMGHLMSGRNPLRNARRGRPLLGAYTGTNQVDLAFIDGMHLFEYVLRDFTNTERFSGWSSVIVLDDMLPRNPAEAVRDRVAPSGPWTGDVYKFIPVIARHRPDLITVQVDTQPTGVFVVIGADPGSTVLKDHYDAIVQEWVTPDPQKVPEALLERVEAVDPAALLGSGIWPALARHRNRAATLRTVRRELARLRGF
- a CDS encoding glycosyltransferase family 2 protein, which translates into the protein MSIKVSVIIPVYNPGPYIEDCIESLLRQSLPDDAYEAIFVNDGSTDGTPARLDSLAAEHPNMHVIHQENSGWSGKPRNVGIAAAQGEFVMFVDNDDWLGDEALERMYTYGVENDADVVVGKMAGRGRPVPRELFRVNRPRATLRNSPLIDSLTPHKMFRRSFMDETGLRFLEGRRRLEDHVFVAEAFLAAKSVAVLSDYVCYYHVKRDDASNAGFRRIEPVGYFGNLREALDVVEKYTEPGPFRDQLYRRWFRNEMIDRMRGARLLATPDDGYRQDMFREMHKVAVERFGPGVTKGMLPTQQIVGALIKADRYADVEKFARWEKGIRAHAELTELGWDNDELKLAFTAGTRSGEEPVHFVKKGGEELLALPEGLDTPEAQAQLGVVALADIGRAKAELVVRERVSAAEFYQPVEFTAERVDGPGPDEFRLVLRGTATIAPGTAAGGAPLADGIWDVWVRVQQSGWKNEVRLGSVRSERATAGRRAGLVGESARLVVPYWTVPHGNLALDAGGRKSDRLTKDFRRLDVHDVVVMPEPLLIETLLPVHSEGVNGAPAVLHLTGRTGSRETVRTAATLTTSKGRAGTVLCAERPERQLPADAWDMAVTLGAEDGPRTPLPLMLVTTAAGAMTVRRSGEGLMPKRVRLVRRLRASVVGRAVRKVRRMAAR